One Mya arenaria isolate MELC-2E11 chromosome 5, ASM2691426v1 genomic window carries:
- the LOC128233421 gene encoding uncharacterized protein LOC128233421, with product MCVSPCFAATMFSVKTLVLFVAFVIKCCTNGQTESPTCYNKFEYEYHVLEKLLTLEQGELDLSKVIKVFAAKFEEQNRIIDALNASIHERLSDGSTYIRWGRSACPADTGAELIYEGYAAGGHYSHPGAGTNNLCLPRDPQWGQDATTGSRNLIYGTEYETPGTFMSAVHNHDVPCAVCRTPASNVLMIPAKLECHDGWKKEYNGYLMSGYYNYAAAKEYACVDSEPEALDAGHENKNGAMFYLVESVCGALECPPYTNGKELTCVVCTYGS from the exons ATGTGTGTTTCGCCTTGTTTTGCTGCAACGATGTTTTCTGTGAAAACACTGGTTTTATTTGTTGCATTTGTCATTAAGTGCTGTACAAACGGACAGACTGAGTCTCCGACATGCTACAACAAGTTTGAATACGAGTACCATGTTCTTGAGAAGCTTCTTACATTGGAACAAGGCGAGCTTGATCTTTCCAAAGTTATCAAAGTCTTCGCTGCAAAGTTCGAAG AACAAAACCGAATAATTGACGCTTTGAACGCTTCTATCCATGAGCGTCTATCCGACGGATCCACGTATATAAGATGGGGAAGATCAGCCTGTCCTGCCGATACAGGAGCTGAACTGATCTACGAAGGCTACGCCGCCGGTGGCCATTACTCGCACCCGGGAGCTGGGACAAATAACCTTTGTTTGCCGAGAGACCCACAGTGGGGTCAGGATGCGACAACTGGATCACGAAACCTGATATACGGCACTGAATATGAGACACCAGGAACGTTCATGAGCGCAGTTCATAACCATGATGTCCCTTGTGCAGTTTGCAGGACGCCGGCTTCGAACGTCTTGATGATTCCAGCAAAACTCGAGTGTCACGATGGCTGGAAAAAAGAGTACAACGGGTATCTTATGTCCGGCTATTACAACTATGCTGCTGCAAAAGAGTATGCATGCGTGGACAGTGAACCTGAGGCTTTAGACGCAGGCCATGAGAACAAGAATGGTGCCATGTTTTATCTGGTTGAATCGGTCTGCGGGGCGTTGGAATGTCCGCCTTATACAAATGGAAAGGAGCTAACATGTGTTGTGTGCACTTATGGCTCTTAA